One genomic segment of Petrotoga sp. 9PWA.NaAc.5.4 includes these proteins:
- the rsmH gene encoding 16S rRNA (cytosine(1402)-N(4))-methyltransferase RsmH codes for MTRKYEDFHKSVMVEETIKFLVTKKDGIYVDCTAGEGGHIKVLNDFCENKAKIIGIDVDYEVLQIAEQRLKEFNNITLIKSSYQDIDIILKGLGINKVDGFLMDLGVSTFQLKGEDRGFSFLKDEPLDMRMDTESSKDAYYVVNNYKEEELRRIIFEYGEEKRFAHAIAKSIVRSRPINTTLDLVNVIKKALPNSEIYNRKTHFATKTFQAIRIEVNNELKNVEETIKKFEELLKSGGRVAIISFHSLEDRIVKNYFKNNNKYKFLTPKPISPSNEEVKSNPRSRSAKLRVAEYV; via the coding sequence ATTACTAGAAAATATGAAGATTTTCATAAAAGTGTCATGGTTGAAGAAACTATAAAATTTTTAGTTACAAAAAAGGATGGAATCTATGTCGATTGTACCGCTGGCGAGGGTGGACACATTAAAGTTTTAAATGATTTTTGTGAAAATAAAGCAAAAATTATTGGTATAGATGTCGACTACGAAGTTCTTCAAATAGCAGAGCAAAGATTGAAAGAATTTAATAATATAACTCTCATAAAGTCATCTTATCAAGATATAGATATTATTTTAAAAGGATTAGGAATAAATAAAGTTGATGGTTTTTTGATGGATTTAGGTGTTTCTACTTTTCAGTTAAAAGGAGAAGATAGAGGTTTTTCTTTTTTAAAAGATGAACCTTTAGATATGAGAATGGATACAGAATCCTCTAAAGACGCTTATTATGTAGTTAATAATTATAAAGAAGAAGAATTACGCAGAATAATTTTTGAATATGGAGAAGAAAAACGTTTTGCACATGCTATTGCCAAAAGTATAGTAAGAAGTAGGCCTATAAATACAACTCTGGATCTTGTTAACGTTATAAAAAAAGCTCTTCCTAATTCAGAAATATACAATAGAAAAACACATTTTGCGACAAAAACTTTCCAAGCAATTAGAATAGAAGTAAATAATGAACTAAAGAATGTAGAAGAAACTATTAAAAAATTTGAAGAACTTTTAAAAAGTGGTGGAAGAGTGGCTATTATAAGTTTTCATTCTTTAGAAGATAGGATAGTGAAAAATTATTTTAAAAATAACAATAAATACAAATTTTTAACTCCTAAACCTATTAGTCCTTCTAATGAAGAAGTGAAATCGAATCCTCGTAGTAGAAGCGCTAAATTAAGAGTAGCTGAATATGTTTAA